TTGTCAGGTGTGGTGCCAGAATGACCGCACCGGTATGCCCGGTCCAATGCATCACATCCAGACCGGCATCGTTTTCGGGAACAAACGGATCACCGGCGTTTCCAAAAATCGATTCGACAAAGTCCAGATTACTCACCAGGGTTCCAGGAGCAAAAAAGCGAACTTCCATCCGCTTCTCCGGCGTGACGCCTTTGACTTCAGGGCACACAATCGGACGCAGCAGCAGTGAGGCCCAACCGGATGCGGGCTCTTCCTGTTTCGATGTAAAAGGAAACAATTTCATTTCCTGCGGAGGCTGCATCGCATGCTGAAACATTTTGACAAAAACGGACCGCGGAACCGCGCGCTTATCTCCCGAGATTGGCAAGCCCCCTTCGGTAACGTGAAAGGTGCCGACCGTTGTACGACGATCATGCTTGGGGTTATGTAAAACGCCATTCTTCACCCGATACGACTGCACCAGGTCACTGACAAACTCATCGTCCTCAACGGGAAGCGAAAGTTCCCGCGCCAGTCCGAACCGGTCCAGTACCAGCGTTTTACCGGGTAATTTTAAATCCTGAGATCCGTCGATATCACGAAAATGCGATTGTAAAAATCCTTCAATCCGCTTGTCAGCAGGACAACGATGATTCGCCAGCAAGCGATTTTTTTGTCGATGATTTTCCAGCAACCCTTTCGCAATATCTGCGAAGGTCCGATCTGCGTCTGTCAGAGCGGCCGGATAACCATTGGCGATTAACTGCAGATTCAGATACCGTAATATTTCATCACGATCTTCGTTACAGGTGGCGTTTCCATTTTCATCAAGTCCCAATGCCTGCCGATATTGCTCGTCTGACTTATCTGAACGGTCCTTGAGCGACCTGGGAGGAGAAAGCCTAGGTACTTCGCTATTTAACATAATTATAGTTCTTCTGGTAAATGCAGATCAGGAGTATCGAATGATCCAGTTATGAGCGCACCGAGAGCGGGCAATTCTGAGTGAAATCCTGGCGCGTGATGTTTGAGCTCAGCTTAGTGTGCAGTATATTCGATATTGCGGGAAAATCAACGGTCCAAAACGACACGATTGTTCATCAGCGACTGCATTCAACGCCCCATAAGCATTAATATAGTCTTCACTTAAAAGTTTTCTTAAGTGAGCGGACTTTGCCGGATCTCTTCATGAACTCTCCTTCAGAACGCGTTCTGTTCTCTGAATCAAGAATGAACTGCTTCTGACGGAAATTTAATATAATTCACGAATCGGATGTCGACCGGCGTCAACCAGATAGCGGGGACGGCCTGACAAATCCGTAATCTGTGCGGTTTCGGTATTGATTCCCAGATTATTGAACAGTGTCGCAAAGATCTCCTGCACATGCACCGGACGATCCAGGGGCACACCTCCCACCCGGTCTGTCTGCCCAACAATTCGACCGCCCTGCATTCCACCGCCCGCCATCAGAACCGACTGTGTTCCCGGCCAATGATCACGGCCCCCTTTGGCATTGATGCGGGGAGTCCGACCAAATTCCCCCCAGACAATCACTGTCGTCTGTTCCAATAAACCTCGTTCTTCCAGATCCTGCAGGAAGACGGCCAGCGCCTGATCAAATACGGGCAAATACTTTTTGGATAAATATTGGATCGAACCTTCTCGATTCGCATGCCAGTCCCAGGCACCAAACGCCACAGTCACACACCGCACGCCTGCTTCGACCAACCTGCGGGCCATTAATAAATGTTGAGGACTTTGGGGAGCCCCTCCAAAACTTGGGTCCGTTTTTTGGAGCTTCCCATAGCGATCACGCACTGACTGAGGCTCTTTTGCCACATCCATGGCGTTTGCAAAACGACCTGAGGTCAGCATTTGAAACGCCTGCTGTTGAAAATTATCCAGTCCTTCAACGTCAAACGCCTGCTGGGTCTGTTTAAATGATTTCAGCAACGATCTGCGCTCATTTAAACGCGCGCGATCAATCCCGTTTAACACTAAGTCCGATTTCACTTCACCTTCGAGTGTAAATGGAATATGGTTAAATCCGGTAAAGCCAGGCCAGGATGGATTACCCTGCAAGTGACTCCCGTTGTTGTTATAAGGAGCGTAACTCATCTTAGGGGCGGCATCGACATAAGGAATCATCCCCTGCTTGCCCGGCCCCAGAAGCTCAGAAACAATGGAACCGAATGCAGGCCAGCCTCCAGCAGGTTCGCCATCTTCATTCCGTCCCCCGGGACGCCCCGTATAACACTGGAACGATTCATGTCGATTTTCCATGCCAACCAATGTACGAACGACAGAGAACTTGTCTGCGATCGCAGATAACCGCGGCAGCAATTCGCAAAACTGAACGCCCGGAACTTTGGTCTGGGTTGGTGAGAAGGAGCCGCGAATCTCACTCGGAGAATCTGGCTTGGGGTCGAACGTCTCAAATTGCGTCGGCCCTCCGGGCAGATAGATCATCACGACCGATTGCTGACTATTTTTCTGAGTCAGCCCGGCCTGCAATGGAGTCCACCAGGGAAGTGATAACCCTCCCACAACACCAGCCGCGCCCGCCTGCAGAAATTGACGACGTGTAAAATCAATCTGAGATAAAACCCGATTCATAAGTCCTCTCCTATATGTATGCTAAAAGTTACCAGACTAGAATTCCTTTCTCAACCCCAACTGATTTCAAGAAAACGACTTGAATGAAATGGATCCAGGCTATGTCAGGTTCTGTCATAGACTCACATGGCAACAGATCCCCCTGATCATTTGAATTTACTTCAAATTGCTGAGGTTTATTCCACCATCCGTTTTCTTTTTGGATTGAGCAGCATAAAATTTTCAGTCACACTAACCCAAGCCGCTCAGATTAAATCTTAGGATTAGATTTAATGATTCATGAAGAGTACGTGGAACGTCTTGTCAATTTACTGGACCCTGCAGCAAATATCCTCTTCAATATGACTGTCGAAGAGGCAACCGAACGAGTCGGAAGTGGTTCACCAGAACAAGTGCGAGAAATCGATGGTCAGTTCGCACTTGTCCACAAAGAGGGAACTCGAATTCGCATGGCTCGGTCGATCGGTAGACCGATGCGTTTTTTCCTTGCCAAACGTGCCGAAGGCCCTTGCCTGGTCATCGCAGAGAGAATCGACGAGATCTACGAGTTCCTCAAAACCGAAGGACTCGACGACCAGTTTCATCCCTCCTATACCAGAATGGTTCCCGCTCATTATATCCTCGAGCTGCAATTGATTGGCTGCCCCGATCCGAACCCGAAAACAACACGCTACTTCACTCCCGAACGTAACAGACTGTCGACGCAATTGGATGAAATCGGGAAAGCGTATATCGGTGCAGTCTCTCAGGAGATCAATAAATGGCTGGATACAATCCCCCGTATGGAGCCCATCGGCGTGCTCTTTTCGGGAGGGATTGACAGTGGTGCCATCTTCCTTCTGGTTTATCACGCACTGATCACGCGCAACGAATCACCGTCTCGTTTGAAGGCCTTCTCGCTTTCCATCGATGGTGAAGGGAGTGACTGTCGCCAGGCACAGCAATTTCTGGAACAGATGCAGCTTGGCCTGTTTCTGGAGATACTGGAAGTTCCTCAAAGCAGCCTGGACTGTAAAGAGACCATTAAAATTCTCGAAGATTACAAACAGCTTGATGTTGAAGCCGCAACAATGGCGTACGCTTTGTGCAAGAAGATTAGAGAGCTGTATCCACAGTGGAAATATCTCATCGACGGCGATGGCGGGGATGAGAATCTGAAAGATTATCCCATTGAAGCCAATCCGGAATTAACAATCCGCAGCGTTCTGAATAACCTGATGCTCTACCAGGAAGGTTGGGGAGTGGAAGCAGTCAAGCATTCCCTCACCTATTCCGGAGGCCAAAGTCGCGGTCATGTCAGAACCTATGCCCCGGCTCGCAGTCTCGGCTTCCAGGGATTCAGTCCCTATGCTTTACCAAATGTAATTGAAGTTGCCGAAGGGATTCCCTACATTGAATTGACTGGCTGGGACCATAAAAAACTTTACGCACTGAAAGGGGATATTGTCTGCAGAGGAATCCAGCAAATCACAGGCCTGTCGATGCCCGTTTATCCCAAACGACGCTTTCAGGAGGGGAGTCTGACTGACCAATCCTTCAACACCGTATTTTCAGACTCGGAAACCGTGTACCGACAAGCGCTGCTCTCACTTTATCAGTCTTCGTAATCATTCTGCATCAACGTATTCTTGAAACAGCAGGGAGCTGCAATTTTGTCAGATGCAATGAGGTCGACAAAATGAATCCCGCACTCCCCGTTTTCAACGACCAGCAAATTATCGCAGCACGACCCGCTAAAAATCAGGTTTCACCCGAATACCCTTATGCATTTCTCAATGAAACAGAATATTCTGCAGCGGGAACTTTAAGAGAAGTCTCCACCATTTTTCTCACCAATCGTGAGTGCCCTTTGCATTGTCTGATGTGTGACCTCTGGAAAAATACAACGGACGAAACTCTCAAACCTGGTCTCATTCCGCATCAGATTGAACATGCTCTCAATCGTCTTCCCCCTGCCAACCAGATCAAGTTATATAACAGCGGAAATTTTTTTGATCCGAAAGCCATTCCCCAGCAAGACCTCCCGGCGATTGCTGATTTGATTCAGCACTTTGAACGGGTCATCGTAGAAAATCATCCGTTACTCTGCAATCAAACCTGCACCGAGTTTCAGCAAATGATCGCTGGACAGCTGGAGGTCGCCTTGGGATTGGAAACAGTCCACGAAGAAGTTTTAAAATCACTTAATAAAAAAATGACGCTGGATGACTTCGCCAGAGCGGTCGAATTTCTTCGAAGCCACGCCATTTCAGTCAGAGCGTTCATTCTGTTGAAACCACCATTCATGGAAGAACAGGCTGGTGTGGAATGGGCGATCAAATCAGCAGAATATGCTTTTTCGTTGGGGGTCGAATGCTGTTCCCTCATCCCCACACGGTCCGGCAATGGACTTCTGGAACAATTGCAAGAGCGCGAACAGTTTTCTCCACCACAACTCGCTTCGATTGAAACGACTCTCGCAGCCTGTTTGAACCTGAAACGAGGCAGAGTCTTCATGGACCTTTGGGACCTGGAACAACAGTACCAAACTGAATCCAATCTACATGCCAGACTGCAACAACTGCGTCAGATGAATCTCACGCAGAAAGTTCCAGAGATGAGATAACCCGCCTGGTTTAAACCGTTTCATTCAACATTTGCAAGAATTCGTCCTCAGACAGCACAGGCACATTCAACTCTTCCGCTTTCGCCAACTTACTCCCCGCCTTTTCACCAGCCAGAAGATAGTCGGTTTTCGAGGAGACACTTCCCGACGCTTTCCCGCCATGCTTTTGAATCAGCTCTTTCGCTTCATCACGTGTGAATTGCGACAATGTTCCTGTCACGACAATCGTTTTTCCGTCGAGAATACCCGCCGGCTGTTTTGTTTTTTTCACAGGGTTCCCCATATTTAACCCCAGATCTTTCAATTCTTTGATCAGTTTGATGCCGAAATCGGAGTGATAAAAGTTATATACGGACTCGGCAATAATGGGACCGATTTCATCCACTGCCGCGAGATCTTCAACACTCTGTTTGCTGATTTCCTCAATCGTCCCAAACTGTTTTTCCAGAATGCGCGCATTACTGGTTCCCACATGCCGAATATTCAAACCGGTTAATAGCCGCCAGAGTGGCTGCTGCTTGGATTTTTCAATCCCCGCCAGCAGATTATCAATCGACTTCTCCCCCTGTCGTTCCAGATTGATCAATTGATCATAGTGCTCATCAAGACGATACACATCAGCCAGACCTTTGATGAGCCCTTGCTCAAGCAACTGCTCAATCATCTTGATTCCCATTCCCTCAATGTCCATCGCCGATCGCGAAGCATAATAACGCAACGTCTCCCGCACTGAGGCGGGACAATTCGGATTCGGGCAGCGAATATAAACGCCCCCTTCGTCTTTAACCAGTGTCGTCTTACATTCAGGGCATTTCTTCGGAAATTTGATCTCTTCCTGGCTGCCATCGCGGAGGTGCTCTTCCACACGAACCACATGCGGAATTATTTTCCCGGCTTTTTCAACAACAGCCCAGTCACCGACCTGGATTCCCAAGCGTTCCATTTCATCATGATTATGCAAACTGGCTCTGGAAACGGTCGTTCCGGCGATCTGAACCGGCTCCAGATTCGCAACGGGAGTCACTGTCCCTGTTTTTCCAACCTGGAACACGATCGAATCAACCTTGGTGACCGCTTCGTAACGTTCCCACTTATAAGCCACGACCCAACGCGGGCTTTTCGATGTATTCCCCAGCAATTCGCGCTGATCAAACTGATTGACTTTCAGCACAATGCCATCAACTTCAAAATCGAGAGTGTGTAAGTCATCCATCATCGTCTGAACATGTTCGAGGGTCGCTTCCAGATTGGGAAAGGCCTCTACATTCGGCGTCGCAGGAATTCCCATTTCCTGAATCGCCGCCAGAAAATGAATATGCGTTTGATAATCAACGCCTTCGACCGCACCGGTGCCATGGGCGAAAAAACGAATTTTTCGTTTCGCACATAACTTGGGATCAAGCAGTTTCAAGCCACCGGCGGTGGTATTGCGGGGGTTGGCAAACGGTTCTTTCCCCTGTTCCCGCATTTCTACATTCAGATTCTGAAAGTCCGAATTACTGATATAGGCCTCGCCTCTGATCTCCAGTAATGCCGGAGGATTATCTGTCTGAAGTCGCAATGGTACCCCGCCAATGGTCCGCACATTATGCGTAATATCATCGCCCTGTTGACCATCGCCGCGAGTGACGCCTTGCGTCAGGTTTCCGTTCTCATAAATCAGCGAAACTGCAACTCCATCAATTTTATATTCCGCGGTTAACTCAACCTGCTCTTCCTCCAGCAGTTTACAGATCCGCGCTTCAAATTCGCGGAGCCCTTCCTGTTCGAAGATATTATCTATCGACAACATCGGCAGACGATGCGGGACGGTCTGGAAGCCTTCAATGGGGGCACCGCCAACTTTTCTTGTCGGACTGTCTGGAGAATCATATTCCGGATGCTCGGATTCCAGCTTTTCCAGCCGTTTCATTAACCGGTCGAATTCGCGGTCAGAAATTTCCGGTTTGGCCTGGAGATAATAGAGCCGGTTATGGTGCTCAAGCTGCTTACGAAGTTCTTCGATTTCTTTTTGAACTGACATGAGGTAACCCGCGTTGGAATAGGGAAAGAGAGTTCAATCTCAGGAAGCTGCTTCGTTAAGAATTTTCTCTTGCTGTGTCAGCTTCATGTCAGCTTCGACCATCAGCCGCGCTAATTCCTCAAATGAAACCTTCGGTTCCCAGTTCAGTTTCTCGCGCGCTTTGGTCGGATCGGCACAGAGTAATTCGACTTCAGCCGGACGATAATACTGGGGATCGATTTCAACATACTGTTTCCAGTCCAGATCGACGGCACCAAAGGCGGCTTCCAGAAATTCGCGTACAGAATGTGTCTCTCCTGTACCAATCACAAAATCATCCGGTTTATCCTGCTGCAAAATCAGCCACATTGCTTCTACATAATCACCGGCGAAACCCCAGTCGCGTTTAGCATCAATATTGCCCAGATACAGTTTGTCCTGCATTCCCAGCTTAATCCGTGCCACTGCTTTGGTAATTTTTCGGGTTACAAATGCTTCGCCGCGCCGGGGTGATTCATGGTTAAATAGAATTCCGTTGCAGGCATACATGCCATACGATTCACGGTAATTGATCGTCTGCCAATACGAAAAGACTTTCGCGCACGCATACGGGCTACGCGGATGGAAGGGAGTCGTTTCGCTCTGTGGTGACTCAACAACCTTGCCAAACATTTCACTGGAAGAAGCCTGATAGAAGCGAATCTTTTTCTGGCTTTGCTCTTCGTAATATCGCAAGGCTTCCAGTAAACGCAGCGTTCCCACCCCTGTCACTTCTGCCGTATAAACGGGAATGTCAAATGACAGACGCACATGACTCTGGGCGGCTAAATGATAAATTTCATCCGGTTGCACTGTCCCTAGAATCTGATTGAGATTTGAACCTTCTGCAAAATCACAGTAGTAACAATTCGCAGGAGGCTCGCCGATCCCAGGCTTACTGCAGGAGGTAATTCCATGGACGTCATAATCTTTACTTTTTAAAAATCGAGACAGGTAATACCCGTCCTGGCCATTGATTCCCGTTATTAATGCAACTCGTTTCACAGTAAACGTCCCTCTATTGAACTCTGAAATCTCGTGAGATGCCTCACATGTTTTTCTATTGATATTTTCAGTTTAGAGTATTTCTAATGAATGGCAATTGCCGGACCGGTTCCAGTCCTACCCAATTCTATGATAGGCAGAATTTACTTTGAATCATTACTCTGAGCCGAACGATGTCCTTTAATATAATACTTGAGGATTTCCCAACGGCGAATAATGCCCAGCATGCGATGCGGTTGTTCGCGTGCCACGACAGGCAGGCAATCATAAGAGCCTTCACGAAATTTTGCCCATACCCGCGCTAATGAATCATCAGGGTAGACTACCGTTTCCAGATTATTCGCCAGGTCTGCCGCTCTCACAAGCGAGCCGATCTTGGGATCGAATAAAGTATTACTCAGATCCTGATAGCGGATCACTCCTACGACTTCCTCATTCGGCCCCAGTACCGGAAACGTATTGTCATGACTATGCTCAATGAAAGAAATCACTTCATTAAATGTCGCCGTTTGTGAAATTCCCTTCACATTCTTGCGATACAATTGCTCGACCAGAATCTGATCGGGGGGTTGATCAATTTCGGAAAGTAGACCGAAGGAAACCAGGAATCGTCTGACCATGGACTGAAATTCGCTGATCGGATCTCCGGCCGTATGATGAATGGCATTGATCAATGGAACCTCACCTGCTCGCAGCACAGATTGACGGATCATGATTGGCCCAACAATTTCAAAAAAGACCACCGAGCCCAGAATAATGGTTTGGAGATGGGTTCCCAGCACTTCATCTCTCCCCACCGCTATCGCCGAGAGCGCAATTGCTGCCCCCGCTTGTGCAAACAAAGTGGTTCCCAACCATTGGGAGACTTCTGGTTCTTCGCCGCGCATTCTTGCAGGAACCAAAATACCAAAATATTTACCCAGCAACCGGAAGGCAATATAACCCCCACCAATCAGGCCTGCTTCCATAAACTGTTTTGGCTTGAGTTCCACACCATGGATGATGAAAAAGAGAACGCACAAAAACCCGGTCAGTGGGTACAGCTCCTTTTCAACTTTAGGCACCTCTTCCTCTGCCAGTGAATTCGCAACGGTAAAGCCCATGGCAAGAAATGTCAGCATATAAGGCAGTTCCATTGTGCGGCATAACCCCAGCGCCAATGAAATCAACCCAACGAACATGATAATCCGACGGCTCCCTTTGATGATGGAGCTGCCATAGCTAATCATGAAGCCACCAAAGACACCGATAAAAATGGAACCGAAGATATCCATGCTCAGATGGGCCAGACCTGAAAAGACAGACCCTCCCTGGCTGTCGCCTTTGAAAAAGAGTACAGCGACAAAAATAACTTCGAATGCAATAATGGATGCCAGATTATTCAGCGCCACCAGAATTCCCGTGTACTCGGAAATCGGCCCTTCTGACTCCATTTCTCGCAGTACCAGAATGGTGGTCGCCGGCGCTGTGGCAATCGCTAACGCACCAAGCAGGATGGCAGCACTTCCCGATTCGCCAACCAGTAATAATCCAACATAGACAATAAAAAAGGTAGCCAGGATTTCACTCAGCGACAGGGGGAGCACACGGTGGAACAATCGACGCAGGCGCGAAAGGGTAAAATGATTTCCCAAGCCGAATAAAACCAGCGCCATCGCCAGATCAGTCAGCGGCTCCAGTTCTTCGATATGCTTGTGGGGCACCAGATCAAGGAGCGCGGGGCCCAGAATTACGCCCATTAATAAATAGGCAGTCACCTTAGGCAAACGGAACAACTCACCCAATGTGCCTGACAGCAGACCTGCAGCGAGAAAAATTCCCAGTGTAAATATGATATGCCACGAGCCCATTCGAACTTCCTGTTCCAGGTGAATTGATTTCAGATACGGGCCGATTATAGCAAAATATATTGCGCGGTCGATCCTCACATCACATTCGAGGCCATAATTTCACTGATTCTAAACCACTATGAGACAGTGAGTTCGAACTCATCAATGTGAATAGTTCCGGCCTCGAACAGGTGTGAATGTACGAGAAATCACTTAATCAAGATTCATCGTCACTGTTTTGAGTTCCGTATAACTGGCAAGGCCTGCTGCCCCCAGCTCGCGGCCGATTCCACTCCGCTTGAAACCACCAAATGGTGCGGCAGCATCGAACACATCGTAGCAATTCACCCAAACCGTCCCTGCCTTAATTCGATCCGCCATCAAATGTGCTTTTTTCACGTCACTGGTCCAGACCGCAGCCGCTAAACCAAAGTGCGTATTATTCGCCCGGCTGATCACTTCCTCAACATTTTTGAAGGGCAGAATACTCAATACAGGGCCAAAGATTTCGTCCGTGGCAATCGGCATCTCATCGGTGACGTGGTCAAAGACAGTGGGCTCTACAAAATAACCCTTGTCTCCAAACCGGGTCCCCCCTGTCACGCACTGCGCTCCCGCCTCATTCCCTTTCTGAATGTAACTCAAGATTTTTTCCATCTGCGCCTGATCAACCTGAGGCCCCTGAGTCGTCTCTGGATTGAGCGGGTCACCTAATTTGCGGGCAGCCGCTTTGGCGACGATCTTGGCCACAAATTCTTCGTGCACAGACTCTTCCACAAACAATCGACTTCCGGCACAACAACATTGACCCTGATTAAAGAACAGTCCAAATTCCGCACCCGCAACGGCTGCATCCAGATCACAGTCAGCAAATACCACATTCGGACTTTTGCCACCCAGCTCGAAAGTCAACCGTTTCAAGGTTGCTGCTGCATCCGCCATGATAATCTTGGCCGTCGCATCTTCGCCGGTGAATGCAATCTTATCCACATCGGGATGTTTCACCAGAGCAGCGCCAGCAGTGGGGCCATACCCTGGAATTACATTAATCACGCCGGGGGGAAAACCGGCTTCCATCGCCAGTTCTGCCATTCTCAAACAGGAAAGTGGTGTTTGCTCTGCGGGTTTCATCACGATGGTACAACCTGCAGCCAAAGCGGGTGCCCACTTCCAGGCCACCATCAACAAAGGAAAGTTCCAGGGAATAATCTGCCCTGCGACTCCCAAAGGCTCACGGCGGGTGTAGCAGAAATGATTGCCACGAATCGGAATGGTGGTTCCCTCAATTTTGTCTGACCAGCCTGCATAATATCGCAGACAATCAATCACCAGCGGCAAATCGGCGGCGCGACTGTCACGAATCGGCTTTCCATTATCGAGCGACTCCAAAGCGGCAAGCTCTTCAATATTTTCTTCAATCAGATCGGCTAAGCGATAAATGAGCCGCCCCCGATCACGGGCATCCATTTTGGACCACGGCCCCGATTCAAAAGCAGCCCGAGCTGCTTTGACGGCCAGATCGATATCAGCGGCATCTCCCTCAGCCACATTCGCAATCACTTCTTCCGTCGCAGGATTCACCGTTGCGAATGTCTTTCCACTCAACGCATCACGCCATTCCCCATTAATCAAAAGCTGAGTCTGTCGAATTTGTGGAATGCTTGCTACCGAATCTAGCACGTCTGTCGCCATAACGGAATCTCCTGAGAAAATGTTGAGCGAAATAGATTTCCCCTGATGGAAGGCGGCACTGTGAGAGACATTTTCAACAGCCTTCCCGAACTATCATTCTGATAGTTTTCATTCTCGTTCTCAAGGGGAAGATACAAAAGCGCGCAAAAAAGGCGCAAACAGAAATGGGAGAAGGCAACGCTTGAAAAGTGAACTTAGATCGCCCGCAGAATTGCAGCGGCACTTTGACCAAACGCGGTTCGACTGACTGACATGGTAGTCGGAATCGAGAGCGGACGAGCTTCACCATGAACCACATTGAGATTACACAATGGATCAGGAGTTTCGTAATTCAGCGTCGCTGGAGTCGCATTGTGGCGGAGTGAAAGAATACTTGCCGCCAACTCAACAGCACCGGAACCAGCATCAAAGTGCCCGAAGTAACTTTTAAGTGCCGTAATCGGGATTTTCGTAGCATCATCACCAAACAGACGGTGATAAGCACGGGCTTCCACCTGATCATCAATCTTCGTGCTCTTGCCATGAGCGTTAATATGACCGAGCTGACCAGGGGTCAGGTTTGCCTGTCGCATTGCGGATTCGATTGCACGAATCAGACCGGTATCATTTTGATGTTTACTGTCTGAAGAAGCACGGCCATCGCAGCCTGCCCCCAGACCAATTACTTCTGCATAAATTTCTGCACCACGGCGAACCGCATGATCATAATTTTCAACAACAAATGCCGCGGCCCCTTCACCGAGAATCGTACCATCACGATCACGGTCGAATGGTCGACAGGCGCGTTTCGGATCTTCATCTCGTGACAACAGGTCAATCAGGTTCTTGCGTGAAAGGTCAACCGGATTGATGTTGGAAGTGCAGGCACCAACAACCATACAATCGACGGCACCACGTTTGATCCATCGCATGGCTTCTGACAATGCCAGTAAAGCCGATGAATCCTGGCTGGTAATGGTATTGTTAGGCCCCTGCGCATTGTGTTCGATAGAAATATGGCAGGCGGGCATATTGGGAAGCTGCCTCAGCATCCACAAAGGCGTGATCTGCCCCATGACGCCTTCGCCCCAGCGTGTGATTTCAAAAGTATCATGTTCCGCACAACGTTTGACGGCTTCTACCAACTCGTCGGGGGTTGTCGGAATATGACCAGCACCAAAGGATACGCCAAATCGTTCCGGATCAACGACTCCCTCTTTGATTCCGGCATTGCGGACAGCATCGGAAGCGGCAGAAACACCCAACTGGATGTCTCGCGACATGACCTTCACGAATTTTTTATTATACAGGTGAATCTCTGGTTGGAAGTCTTTGACTTCTGCTGCGAGCTTGGAAGGCAAATTCCCGTTCGGAAACGTCTGGAGACGATCAATTCCCGATTTCCCTGAACAAATGTTCCGCCAAAATGCATCGATGCCGATACCAATTGGAGAAACAACTCCAATTCCGGAAATCACCACACGTGTTTGATTTGACCCAGCCATCTTAGCCTGACCCTCAATCTCCTACAGCGAAAACAATGCAAATCCATTAACAACATTGATTCAAACTATAGTCGTAAGATTGTTGAAACTCTCAGCTTAACACTAATGTGCTCCGTACTCTGAGAATTACTACTTCAGCTTTATTGAGTTCCTTCTCCTCTTTTATTATCGGAAAAAGGCAACCAGAAATCTGAGAGCGATCTCAAACCCAAAGAAAAAACCCTTAAACTCTAATAATTAAACAAGTTATAAGGCTATACCTGTTTAAGACTCGTGCTGTCACAAAGACAAGGCTTTGCAGCAAAAT
This genomic interval from Gimesia alba contains the following:
- a CDS encoding cation:proton antiporter domain-containing protein translates to MGSWHIIFTLGIFLAAGLLSGTLGELFRLPKVTAYLLMGVILGPALLDLVPHKHIEELEPLTDLAMALVLFGLGNHFTLSRLRRLFHRVLPLSLSEILATFFIVYVGLLLVGESGSAAILLGALAIATAPATTILVLREMESEGPISEYTGILVALNNLASIIAFEVIFVAVLFFKGDSQGGSVFSGLAHLSMDIFGSIFIGVFGGFMISYGSSIIKGSRRIIMFVGLISLALGLCRTMELPYMLTFLAMGFTVANSLAEEEVPKVEKELYPLTGFLCVLFFIIHGVELKPKQFMEAGLIGGGYIAFRLLGKYFGILVPARMRGEEPEVSQWLGTTLFAQAGAAIALSAIAVGRDEVLGTHLQTIILGSVVFFEIVGPIMIRQSVLRAGEVPLINAIHHTAGDPISEFQSMVRRFLVSFGLLSEIDQPPDQILVEQLYRKNVKGISQTATFNEVISFIEHSHDNTFPVLGPNEEVVGVIRYQDLSNTLFDPKIGSLVRAADLANNLETVVYPDDSLARVWAKFREGSYDCLPVVAREQPHRMLGIIRRWEILKYYIKGHRSAQSNDSK
- a CDS encoding aldehyde dehydrogenase family protein, whose translation is MATDVLDSVASIPQIRQTQLLINGEWRDALSGKTFATVNPATEEVIANVAEGDAADIDLAVKAARAAFESGPWSKMDARDRGRLIYRLADLIEENIEELAALESLDNGKPIRDSRAADLPLVIDCLRYYAGWSDKIEGTTIPIRGNHFCYTRREPLGVAGQIIPWNFPLLMVAWKWAPALAAGCTIVMKPAEQTPLSCLRMAELAMEAGFPPGVINVIPGYGPTAGAALVKHPDVDKIAFTGEDATAKIIMADAAATLKRLTFELGGKSPNVVFADCDLDAAVAGAEFGLFFNQGQCCCAGSRLFVEESVHEEFVAKIVAKAAARKLGDPLNPETTQGPQVDQAQMEKILSYIQKGNEAGAQCVTGGTRFGDKGYFVEPTVFDHVTDEMPIATDEIFGPVLSILPFKNVEEVISRANNTHFGLAAAVWTSDVKKAHLMADRIKAGTVWVNCYDVFDAAAPFGGFKRSGIGRELGAAGLASYTELKTVTMNLD
- a CDS encoding beta-ketoacyl-[acyl-carrier-protein] synthase family protein; the protein is MAGSNQTRVVISGIGVVSPIGIGIDAFWRNICSGKSGIDRLQTFPNGNLPSKLAAEVKDFQPEIHLYNKKFVKVMSRDIQLGVSAASDAVRNAGIKEGVVDPERFGVSFGAGHIPTTPDELVEAVKRCAEHDTFEITRWGEGVMGQITPLWMLRQLPNMPACHISIEHNAQGPNNTITSQDSSALLALSEAMRWIKRGAVDCMVVGACTSNINPVDLSRKNLIDLLSRDEDPKRACRPFDRDRDGTILGEGAAAFVVENYDHAVRRGAEIYAEVIGLGAGCDGRASSDSKHQNDTGLIRAIESAMRQANLTPGQLGHINAHGKSTKIDDQVEARAYHRLFGDDATKIPITALKSYFGHFDAGSGAVELAASILSLRHNATPATLNYETPDPLCNLNVVHGEARPLSIPTTMSVSRTAFGQSAAAILRAI